Proteins from a genomic interval of Lactococcus protaetiae:
- a CDS encoding nicotinate-nicotinamide nucleotide adenylyltransferase, with the protein MAIELLTPFTKVKLKTEEGEKRRAIGLFWGNFNPVHIAHMTIADQVRQQLHLEKVVFLPEHNTDGHVASMLTAAIDGREGLEVDACRLRAKNGDDIYRTVLDLREENPECDFYFIVGGDMISGLAAWPHIDELIEMVQFVGVRRPRYRAGTSYPILWVDVPAMDVSGNLIREQLHRGIIPHFLLAPKVLNYILKEGLYV; encoded by the coding sequence ATGGCAATAGAACTTTTAACGCCTTTTACAAAGGTAAAATTAAAAACTGAAGAAGGTGAGAAACGGCGAGCAATCGGGCTTTTTTGGGGTAATTTTAATCCTGTACATATTGCGCATATGACGATTGCTGATCAAGTGCGTCAGCAACTTCATCTTGAAAAAGTGGTGTTCTTGCCTGAGCATAATACTGACGGTCACGTTGCTAGTATGCTCACTGCTGCGATTGATGGAAGAGAGGGACTTGAGGTAGATGCTTGCCGTTTGCGTGCTAAAAACGGAGACGATATTTATCGTACGGTGCTTGATTTGCGCGAAGAAAATCCTGAATGTGATTTCTATTTCATTGTCGGCGGTGATATGATTTCTGGTTTAGCTGCATGGCCACACATTGATGAATTGATTGAAATGGTGCAATTTGTTGGGGTTAGACGTCCGAGATACCGAGCGGGAACTTCCTATCCTATTTTGTGGGTGGATGTGCCTGCGATGGATGTTTCTGGAAATTTAATTCGTGAGCAACTTCACCGTGGGATTATTCCTCATTTTTTGTTGGCACCAAAAGTGTTGAATTATATTTTGAAAGAGGGCTTGTATGTTTGA
- the yqeK gene encoding bis(5'-nucleosyl)-tetraphosphatase (symmetrical) YqeK, with the protein MFEFYEEVGLSRPALLERISANVKASRFKHILGVEKAAIKLAEKYGVNPHKASLAALLHDYCKEETDTTFLSLIDKYHLDEDLKNWDNNIWHGKVGIWKMREDFGLQDDEILRAIEIHTVGSQEMSELAKVLYVADYIEEGRDFPGVVEARCVAWDDLNKAVAFETMRLVNYLAERRFTIYPETFEAYNAFIGHLR; encoded by the coding sequence ATGTTTGAGTTTTATGAGGAAGTAGGGCTTTCAAGACCTGCACTCTTGGAACGGATTTCTGCAAATGTGAAAGCATCACGTTTTAAGCATATTTTAGGTGTGGAGAAAGCAGCGATAAAATTAGCAGAGAAATATGGTGTAAATCCTCATAAAGCAAGTCTAGCAGCTCTTTTGCATGATTATTGTAAAGAAGAAACTGATACAACTTTTCTTTCTTTGATTGATAAATATCATCTTGATGAAGACCTTAAAAACTGGGATAATAATATCTGGCATGGTAAAGTTGGTATTTGGAAAATGCGTGAAGATTTTGGTTTGCAGGATGACGAAATTTTGCGAGCAATTGAAATTCACACGGTGGGGAGTCAAGAAATGTCTGAGCTTGCCAAAGTGCTTTATGTGGCGGATTATATTGAAGAGGGACGTGATTTTCCTGGTGTTGTCGAAGCGAGGTGTGTGGCTTGGGACGACTTGAACAAAGCTGTAGCGTTTGAGACAATGCGATTAGTTAACTATCTGGCAGAGCGTAGATTTACGATTTATCCAGAGACTTTTGAGGCTTATAATGCTTTTATTGGCCATCTAAGATAA
- a CDS encoding GNAT family N-acetyltransferase, translating to MIRKAEMKDVVDITRLSAVLGYPVSESVIEQNLARLLLDDTHEFWVYDLEDTVVGFIEAETYEAVYSADIMLNVLGLVVDTAYQGKAIGGQLLTELELRAKARGISVIRLNSGEQRHEAHRFYEKHGYRSNHSQKRFLKFL from the coding sequence ATGATTCGGAAAGCTGAAATGAAGGATGTAGTGGATATTACACGGCTGTCAGCAGTTCTTGGTTATCCTGTCAGTGAATCAGTGATTGAGCAAAATCTTGCACGGCTCTTGCTGGATGACACGCATGAGTTTTGGGTTTATGACTTGGAGGATACTGTTGTCGGTTTCATTGAGGCGGAAACTTATGAAGCGGTTTACTCTGCGGATATTATGTTAAATGTCTTGGGATTGGTTGTGGATACTGCTTATCAAGGAAAAGCTATCGGTGGTCAGTTGCTGACAGAGTTGGAACTACGTGCGAAAGCGCGTGGAATTTCTGTTATTCGCTTAAATTCTGGCGAGCAACGGCACGAAGCACATCGCTTTTATGAAAAGCACGGTTATCGCTCAAATCATTCACAAAAACGCTTTTTGAAGTTTTTGTAA
- the rsfS gene encoding ribosome silencing factor, whose protein sequence is MDSKKLLEVVVKAADDKKALDIVALDVAEVSGIADYFVIMEAMNARQLDAIADNIAEQAELAGVQAAGHIEGDARTGWVLIDLGDIVVSVFGHDERGHFNLEKLWSDAPLVDVSTYISE, encoded by the coding sequence TTGGATTCAAAAAAATTACTTGAAGTTGTAGTGAAAGCTGCGGATGATAAAAAGGCGTTGGATATTGTGGCACTGGATGTTGCAGAAGTGTCGGGAATCGCAGATTATTTTGTGATTATGGAAGCGATGAATGCTCGTCAATTGGATGCGATTGCTGATAATATCGCAGAACAAGCAGAACTTGCTGGTGTACAAGCAGCAGGACATATCGAGGGGGATGCGCGCACAGGTTGGGTATTGATTGACCTTGGAGATATTGTAGTTAGCGTTTTTGGACATGATGAACGTGGTCATTTTAATCTTGAAAAACTTTGGTCTGATGCGCCTTTGGTGGATGTATCCACTTATATTTCAGAATAA
- a CDS encoding class I SAM-dependent DNA methyltransferase, with translation MSFYEDFSKVYDQVMDQELYDQWLAFTLRHLPKHTQSIFELACGSGALSVRLAKQGYTVTGLDISKEMLTLASNKAHDAGVKISFTAGDMRELSSSEKFDAVTCYSDSLCYLADLDEVQQTFDGVYDLLCDGGTFIFDVHSTYQVDEVFKGYSYHENAEDFAFLWDSFEGERPHSIVHELSFFIQDKAGKFIRRDEVHEERTYPIEDYLSRLATAGFSEAMVCADFEDKAPAEDSSRWFFVCKK, from the coding sequence ATGAGTTTTTATGAAGATTTTTCTAAAGTCTATGACCAAGTGATGGACCAAGAGCTGTATGACCAGTGGTTAGCTTTTACATTGCGCCATCTTCCAAAACATACACAATCCATTTTTGAATTAGCTTGTGGTTCAGGAGCATTATCCGTCCGTTTGGCAAAGCAAGGCTATACTGTCACTGGTCTTGACATTTCAAAAGAAATGCTGACTCTTGCGAGTAATAAAGCGCATGATGCAGGTGTAAAAATTAGTTTTACGGCGGGAGATATGCGAGAACTTTCAAGTTCAGAAAAATTTGATGCGGTGACTTGCTATTCAGATTCGCTCTGCTATTTGGCAGATTTAGATGAGGTACAACAGACTTTTGACGGGGTTTATGACCTTCTTTGTGACGGCGGGACGTTCATCTTTGATGTGCATTCAACTTATCAAGTGGATGAAGTTTTTAAGGGCTACTCTTATCATGAAAATGCGGAAGATTTTGCATTTCTTTGGGACTCTTTTGAAGGAGAGAGACCACATTCGATTGTGCATGAACTTAGTTTTTTCATTCAGGATAAAGCTGGGAAGTTTATCAGGCGTGATGAGGTGCATGAAGAACGAACATATCCCATAGAAGATTATTTATCACGCCTTGCTACAGCTGGATTTTCTGAAGCAATGGTCTGTGCAGATTTTGAAGATAAGGCACCAGCAGAGGATAGTAGCCGCTGGTTTTTTGTGTGTAAAAAATGA
- a CDS encoding nucleotidyltransferase — protein MTKITGIIAEFNPFHNGHQYLLEQASGIKIVAMSGNWVQRGEPAIFDKWTRAEMALRCGADLVVELPTTVSVQAADFFAAGSVKILANLGIDTLLFGSESDTDYNLISKIYAEKSVEMQKFLANLPQQLSYPEKTQMMWEKFSNVKFDGNTPNHVLALAYAKACARRQIVLQPVRRLGEFHSLSLSAPFVSATAIRKGLLTGFSVNNGFPSALTGLYEHPKTSWSAYFPLLKYKIISSVLTEIHQMNQELEIRIKLAAREAQSFEELVELTSTKRYTKARVRRLLTYILLNISRDFAEPERIHVLGFTKQGQKILAQAKDKVLTKIGQRPWDTVTQKSDEIYRLGNSELQEQNYGRKPIILP, from the coding sequence ATGACTAAAATAACAGGCATTATTGCAGAGTTTAATCCTTTCCATAATGGGCATCAATATCTGCTAGAACAAGCTTCTGGGATAAAAATCGTTGCTATGTCTGGAAATTGGGTTCAGCGTGGAGAACCTGCGATTTTTGATAAATGGACACGTGCAGAAATGGCACTGCGCTGCGGTGCAGATTTGGTGGTAGAGTTGCCTACAACGGTATCTGTTCAAGCCGCCGATTTTTTTGCTGCAGGGAGTGTCAAAATTTTGGCAAATTTAGGGATTGACACGCTTTTATTTGGTAGCGAATCAGACACGGATTATAACCTAATTTCCAAAATTTATGCTGAAAAATCAGTAGAAATGCAAAAATTTTTGGCAAATTTGCCTCAGCAACTCTCTTATCCAGAAAAAACGCAGATGATGTGGGAAAAATTTTCTAATGTAAAGTTTGATGGCAATACACCTAATCATGTTTTAGCGCTTGCTTATGCTAAAGCCTGTGCTAGGCGTCAGATTGTACTTCAGCCAGTTCGTCGTTTAGGAGAATTTCATTCGCTTTCGCTCTCAGCACCTTTTGTAAGTGCGACAGCTATCAGAAAGGGCTTACTGACAGGGTTTTCAGTAAACAATGGATTTCCATCAGCACTGACAGGCTTGTATGAGCATCCTAAAACAAGTTGGTCAGCCTATTTTCCGCTTTTGAAATATAAAATTATTTCATCAGTACTGACAGAGATTCATCAGATGAATCAGGAGTTAGAAATCCGAATCAAGTTAGCTGCAAGAGAAGCTCAAAGCTTTGAGGAATTAGTCGAACTTACCTCTACAAAACGTTATACAAAAGCTAGAGTTAGACGTTTACTCACCTATATTTTACTAAATATTTCGAGAGATTTTGCTGAACCTGAACGTATCCATGTCTTGGGCTTTACAAAGCAAGGTCAGAAAATATTGGCGCAAGCAAAAGACAAAGTGCTGACAAAGATTGGTCAGCGACCGTGGGATACTGTCACACAAAAGTCGGATGAAATTTACCGCTTAGGAAATTCAGAACTTCAAGAGCAAAATTATGGACGTAAACCTATAATCCTTCCCTGA